ATCTCAGGGATCACAGGGAGGTGCCTCAAGGATCAGGACCTTGGATGACTGTGGAAGTTCCTAGTGAAAATGTATGAAGTTGAATAAGATGAAGACCTCCAACTATGGAAATCTCTGACAAGTCCTTGCTTGGATTGTTCTCCTCTTGTTTTGCTCTGAgcatctgctcttttttttcaagTTGTGCCACAAGTCATATAAATATTCTTGGGGCCTTGGGGTCAGCAGCCAAAACACACTTTGATGAGTCATGAATGCTTAGTGCCTCTGAAAATTAAAACCCACAAGgacaaaaaggcaaaacctcCCTCTTTTGTGCCATTGTTAAGATAATTATGTAAAACAATGGCCCTATAAAAGAAATAGGCCTGAAATAATAACCTCCTTCAACATAATGTAAGCCCCATGAAATCAGTACCAATGGCTCCTCTGATCCTGGCAAGAAGGCTGCCAGCACTGAAGAATGCAGCTTGAATCCCTTGTAACTCCCTCATTTGACTTCATATTCATGAAGTGTAGGCAGCTGAGAGACACGAAAATAGATTTTGCTGATGTTCATCCTTTGAAGGCATCTTCCAGTGGTCCTGACACTATTTCTAAGTTGATTTATTGAGGACTTTAATGGAATTGACCATTTATTTTCAAGAACATTGAGCTTTTTTGGGGGAATTTGTTTGGACGTACCTTTGCTTCATACTAGTGAGTTCTTATGTTCTTGGAAAGTGactgctctttcttcctccattTTCACCACGTTTTTCCCTTTATCAGGTGCTGAAATTACCTAATAACCACTGTGTGAAGCTAGGTCATAGAGCTGTTTCTCACTAACTAGCTGCCCTAAGTGAGTGCATGAACCAAGTCAAAACATGCAAGGTTATATGAAGTGTGCAAATTTAACATGCCTCCTTCTCAAGTCACACATGACCCTGTAACTTCACATCTGTCCCCATGATATATTCCCATGTGTTTTGTACATATGTTAGCATTCTTGAACCTCAGTTACCACCAGAAAGGCATATTCCAGGAATTAGTCCATCACATACTATGGGGTAACTAGCCTCTCCTTTTCAGACCCATCTTCTGGAATGAGTTTCCAGTCTTGTGGTCACTGTACAGCCGGTTATAATTGAGAAATTTGGGACTATATTTAATTAGGTATCAGCAAAAATGTTTAAAGACCATTACACGTCATAGATTCTATGTTATTATTCCTGCCTGAATCACAGGTGCTGGTGGAGTGTAAGGAGGGGACCAAAGCTACAGAGAAGCATAGATTCTTCAACCACAATGAAATCCTGCCCAAAATCCATAAAATCATCTCTCACAATAACCAGTTATAGCTGAAAAATCCCTTCCTGTTATGTTTCTGATGGTGAGATTAAGGTTGGGGAGTAGTATTTACCAGGCTTTGACGTATGTTActtctcctgcttttctttcctagaTTGTTTCTTAGACCTGcccttaaaagaaaaatcacccaaatttcttttttgatCAACCTGCTATCAGAGCTGATTTTTGCCTACCTTATCTTAATATTGTTCTTGAAATTCATCTATCTTTAGCTCTTCTTGGTGCCTGTTTACAGAAAGGGTAGAAATCGGATCTCAGAACTTCTAAGTATAAACTGAAGTTGTAGTGGGGGGTGGGCTCTGTGAAGGAGGGTCCTTGACAGATCTATGAGTGCTTACCTGCTCTATGTGCCAGCCAGAAGCGTTTTGGACAAACCCCAGTTTTATATTTTGAAGCTGAGGATGAATTGACTATGCTATTTGAAAACAAAGAGGTAACATTTGCAGCATGTGTATGAGTTTGCAGGTGGATTTTGACAGGAAACAATAGGTAGCAAGCCAGTATTACACCAATACACAGAAGACTCTTGGCAGAATGGATGTATAcctgtgtttgggttttttactgCCTTTTGTTTAATGGCAGTACAGATGTGGCGCTATCAGTACGGATGTAAGACTTTAGTATGAAGATGGAAAATGAGCATCCAGCATACTCTTTTCCTCAAGTCATTTAAAGAAGGCAGTTCACTTCCCAGAGCACTATACAATTTCTCCTCATCTTAGTGTTTTTATGGTTTGGGGTACATTAGTGTAACTAAAGCACCAGACCCTTTTTACTCTTAGTTCCTGAGAATGTTATCACAGGCAGATCTGCTCATCCATAGCTTTTCATAAGGTCAAAGAAACCCTTCAGTTTGCCTAGTATTCAGTAGCACAAAGCTACAGTAAAGGAAACCAGGCAGCATACACCACAGTACCTGTTTCAATATATTTTGaattattaaataaatatttttattatagcCAAGATAATCACATATGCAGAATATCACAGTCAGTGAATGAGAGTGTTAAGGATTAACAAATGCAGTAGATAACTAATTTATCTCTTGGGAATGCTATTTTATGCACTGACACATTTTCCTCTTTAGCATCAATCTATAAGGCTGACTTCTGTGAAGTGATTTAATTATCCTATCACTGTGTTCTTATTTATAGTATTCCCAAATGATATTATCAAAATATGATAGTCTATTTTCTGCCTCCATTGTATAAAATGTTACAGGATCTTAATATTTAtacaaaataatgatttttgaAAACAAGTATTTTCAAGCCTATTTTATAAGTGTAACTTGAGACACCATCAAACTTTAATTGCCAGCAGCCAGGCGAAGCATATACTCTTGAAAAGTAACAAGTCCTTGTGACTTCTTTTCATCTGGCTATCTGATAAAACTCCTTTAAAATTAGTATTCAACACCTCAGAATTCATGCACATGGGTCTGGTATAATTTGTCTTTCTGACACACTTAACTGAGCAAGTGGGTTTCTTAGTGTCTTTGATAGAACAGTTAGATTAAAGGCAATTATTTCACTTTCCCTAAGTCTTCACAGAATGATACCAGAATCACTCCTCATCCCTGCAGTAGGTCAGATCATGCTTATTTTCCTACCGCAAATTTGATCTAACATGAGAAGAATATGATAAAGTTTATCTAATTGTATGCTTATCTAGTTGTATGCTTCTTTTACCAGCCTCAGATTTcccttttcttaattttctaGGAAAATCTGTCTCTTAACGATTTTACAGTAAATGTAGAAACTGTCTTTGCTAAGTGCTGACAGTATACCCACCCTTAGTATATACAGAGAGATACATGGTTTGTGGACAAGGTAGCAGATAATAGCAGCTTCATCTtctgaaaattacttttcaaaAACATCACAGTTTGCATTCAAATAACTTGCTGTGGTTTGCTTTGGGTATGTTAGGTTTTACCAGTAATGTGAGGCTCAGGAAGTTGTTCATTAGTGCTACACTCAGTCTCACACTTATGTCTGACTGCAAAGTTAAGAGTCAGCGTTAATAACTTCTAATGATGCCATCTCCTGGAGAGTGGCGCCCATGGTGGTGTTGTCACCTAGGAGCAGTGCAAAACATGACTGAAGTAGGAGTGTGTTCACACTAAAGGTTTTGCCTTGGAGTACAGAGCCATACTCTGTGGTGACAGATACTATATTAACTCTCAGAAAATAATCCATCAATTTTTGTCAGTTGCTGAAGGCAGTTCATTCTTCCTATGCACTTGTACAGTGCCTAGCACAGCAAAGTCTCAATCTTGATCAGGGCTTGTAGGCACTCAACTAGTAATATAGTTATGCTCTAACGCAATGACATTGATTGCAGTTCATGTTCATGGCTTTAATGTTACTGTGCAATGAATCAGTATGCAGATTGCTAATAATGTTTCATCTTCTTCACTCCATTTCTTTGGGCTTTCTCTTTACTCACTTGTAGCACCTTCAGTGACTGCAGCATCAAAGTctgctgcagcatttccttAATTCAGTGAACACTTACTTGCACACATCGATGTGCATGCAACAGCGCCAGTTCATTGGCTTGATAGACTTTCAATAAGCAGCCTTTCTGCAAATACTAGATGAATCTAATTTTTAACACTGGTAATGAACAGCATTTTTATCTCCTTGTGAATATGGCACATAAAATTCCATTACAGTGTGTTTCACTACTGTCAATACAAAATTATACTTTTCTCTCATTGTTGGGGGTTGTTGCACTGTAATGGGAATTCATGTGCAGATTTTCAGCCCATAGTTCTTTCTGTTGTCTCTGCATTCTAGGTggctgttttcttttgaaagtaGTACGTGTTATCTTTCTAACGAATCAACCTATTAGGTTTAAAGCAGTGGTTATGTAACAAGTTTTTGTTATCTGTGGGCTCCCTTTCACCTTGCTGTGTGGCTCTGCAACATCCCTGTGTCAGTAAAAATGGTCTAACTAGGCcaacaaaatcagaaaataaaattttggaTGGATAAGTGAGCAGACCTGGCTGACAACATAGCTATGCTTACTACTAGTACAAAGGGGACAATAGATATATGCCTTCATGATCTTTTTATCACTTCAGACTACTTGAGATAGCTGCATGAATGGGCATACACATTGTAGCTGAAATTTTCATTTGCTACTTTATTTTACCTGCTATTTATTTTACAGAGGATTCTCTGTTATAGCTGTTGGAATGGAGACTGGCATATGCATATTTTAGTACTGATGTCTTACTGCTGAACTTCTGCAGTTGGTTTTGGTTAGTGTCATTCATGACAGGCATATCACTAAGAAGATGTGCTCAGATAAAAGGAGAACACAGCATTGGAAGGTACTGAATTGACTGTTGTTGCATGTTATTGCACTGCTGGAGATGTTGTACTGCACAGCACTTCTGtacaagtcttttttttttcaccaccaAGTTGGTACTCACATGTCCACACAGACAGATCAGACGTAGAGCCTCTGTGAAGAGCACAGAGAAGGGAGAGACACAGAGGAGAGAGCACACTCCAGTATTTTATGTTTCCTCTAAAGACCCATGTTAAAAGCAATAGGAAGTTTCCAGCCATTTTACCAACTTGCATAGATATCACTGATTTAATTTAGCAAACCAACACCAGCATAACAGACAGGAACTCAATTTATTTTCAGCATCAATGGCTTTCATAATCTACTTTCAAAGCTAAAGACAATGTTTACTGACGCTTtgttttccagcctggatttccTCCTGGTATAGAAGCAGCTTTGTTACTGGTGTTGCGTTACACATGTTTGAGGTGAGGGAAAACAATGTTGTGACTGAAAGGACAAGGCGGATATGTAAAGCATGGAACTTGACAAGTCTCTtaatcttccttcttttttttttttttttttttttttttttttaacttaatggCCCAAGAAACAGTCTTCAGAAAGTTCATGTGCAAAGTCAGGTGGGAAGGATCTTTGACACCTATTCTTTTGGAACCTGACTTTCTGCTTGTTCTGTTTAAAATGCTCTTGCAAAGACTGCCTTTTCCAAATCTGTACCACTTCTTaaactttaattatttttttcattgtacTCCTTTCTGTACTTTTTGGAAAGATGTAATGTTGTCAGTAAGAAAACAGGAAACACAGCTTTCCTCACATACCTTTGAAATCTAAAATTTAATTAGACAGTTTCTGTCACTTTAGGAGCCAGAACTGTCTGCTTCTTTGGTCTATATATGAGTTTTCCTCTTAACTAAAACCTGAAATGCATGGTGAGGAGGGTGAGTCATATGAAACTTTCTGTTTAGTGGGCAGATAAAAGGATCATATTGAAAAAAACGTGGTAAAAAACATGCAGCTGGTAAGACGTGCAGGATATAGTATCCTGTGCTTGTAAAGGAAGTTAATGTTCAGCACTGTTGTGCTAATGACAAAAAACACTGTATGGATGTATTGAAAACACCTCCCACAGTCCTGCCAGTCTGAGTCTTGTGACCAGGGGTGTCATAGGTTGCATAGCTATTTCTGCTCACAAATCTTTCAGCCTGGTGAAAAGTGACCAGGTATGCTGCCTTGGCTAGCAGAAAAAGAGAACTGTGTCCATGAGGCAAAATGTCAAGAGGCTCAGCCAGGACAATGTGCATTCTCTAACTAGTGGGACTACAATGCCAATGCCTTTCTGGCTTTTGCTTTTGAGCCTCTACTAGTGCTTCTGGTGGTGTCCTGGTAGGACATTCCAAGCATTTAATCTGGGTATTATCATATAAATAGTATCTGAAGTCTCACAGGCTGGTTTATAAACAGTAGTTTTGTAAAGACCTGGTTGGGTTGCAGCTGATAATGAAAGCTATTACTGTGCCAGCATGTACTTGAAGACAAATGCTAAGTCTAACAGGCATAAGGCATCTTGTTTTATTccagtggcacagagcagctccatgttcTTATCAAGAGGCACCCTCATAGCAGCATCAGCCAAAGGCAAGGTCAATCAACCAAATGTGGAGGGAATTACAGGTTTTAATGTCTTCTCTGACCAAGAATGAACTTTGTAATAAAGGAGTACTCATGACACTTGGGTAATTTTGCAGAGCACAAGTATACAGCTGCTCAGTTATCGTTATATCTCCCATGCTCCTACCTGACTGTTGTAAAGATGTGAGACAGTCAGTGAACTACAAGCAATTACTGCAGGGTGACTGACTAGGTCTACATAAGACATACACCTATAACTTGCAATTCACTGGGTTGCTCACTACGTGAGCCAGCCTGCTGTACTGTATCACCCTTCCAACAAATGCAAGACAAAATCTAAAGCTGCTCAGGTTGATGAAAGTGGTGGGAGAAACGATCCAGACACATAGTCTGCTGACAAACTGTAAGAGTCAATGAAAGACAAATAATGGAATGTGTGGGGTAGACTTTAGCAATCTTAAATATGCCAATCAAAAGAACTAACTCTGGATACGCAAATATGGGAAATTATTTTTGATCCTGTGTTGGCTAGCTGGAAAAAAAGACCGTTTTCAGTTATAGGTGAAGGAAGGCTATTGACACATATGGGCACCATTAACGCTTCTCAGGGACAACAGAAATTAATCTTTCTCTTCTAGGAAAAAAGTTACCTTGAAAGATCACCATCAGATACTCAAGGAGCCTGAATGAGTGACACTTTCTCAGCATCTGGTGCCTGCAAAGATTTATGAGGAAACTGGGGCACTAGACAGCCTTTATGCAAAAGAAATCTCTTTCTTTAAATGGGCAGCACCTTAAGGACAGATACCAGTATACCTCTACAGACCCATGCCAGGCTGCGGTGCTCCAGATCTGGAGGCTCttgtctgcagaggagacagcCTCTGCCACCAAGCTGCTCATCTGGTCTGGAGTTCTTATCAGTGTCATTCCCTGAGGAGTGATGGAGGCTGGAACAATTGAAGGGTGAAGCTGTGTAGGCCAGTCATGGGCTGCACCATTTGTTTAGTTTTGGAGTCAGCTGCAAGGAGTGAAAAGTCTAACAGCTCTGGGACCTGTGAGGCATTTGATAAATATTTCTCTTGAAGTGCCTTCCCCCGTCCAAATTTGGCTGCATACAGAGAGGGCACATGCATGAACTTCTGGCAACAGATGTCTATTTTCCTGGGACATGCCATGTTTGATGGAGTGGTCCGGAGTTAGCATGAGGCTGGAGAACAAGCATCACTGTTTGCTATAAACAAACCTTACCAAAGTGCCTGTAATTGCAGTGTTAGAAGGTTGGCCAGGCCTACATGGTAGCAAGGGAGAAAAATAGTGCTTTCTTTTAGCTATTCTTGCAAACAGCTGGAGACAGATAAAAGTGGAGACAGTTTTAACCTAAGCAAAGATTGTATTTGTGTGTTTCTTCCTTCTTAGTTTTTTATTTGCAAATGTGACTATGCATGGGAcaattcctgatttttttctttcctttctttcctcttttctaatGTAAGGAGATACCTGTTTCTCCTCAAAATCAGGTTCTGTGGCTGCCTTTGCTTCAGACTCATGCAAAGACAATGCTCTGTGCTCCACTTTTGCCATATATGGTACAGTAGATGTAATACAGTCCTGAAGTAATAATTTTCAGATTTTCCGGCAACACGGAATTCAATGGCTTAATATAATCAACTGTTATcttaaaaacagacaaacaaaaaccatTCATGACTTCTTCCAGGTACATGGGAGAAAGTGTTCAGATCCTAGTATTCAGGGCGAGTAGTGATTTACACTGACATTAATTAGAATCACTAAGTTCCCCTTGCGGTTCTTTGAAACTGTAGGAACTGTACCTTAGTGCTTCTAATGAGATGCCTTGAACTGCTATTTTGGATGATTTGGTGCAGTAGGAAAATGTTGTTTTGCTAGGCTTTTCAATTGCTCCATTTCTTCAAGTCATACAACCCAATAATGTATAGCTTCATCAGAGTGACTCTCACAGGCACACTGGCTCATCTAACATAAGGAGCTATTTCAGATCAGTTTCTCCTGATTACATCTGCTGTGGGTGTTGCTGCAAAAGAAATAGCTCTTCTGTTGCAAAATCTGCTAGACCACTCTTTCCTTTTGTTAATTGCAGTCTTTTATGGCTCTGTATGTTTTCTGTAGGGATAAAAAATAAGTATTAATTCAGATGTATTTTTGTGGTACTATGTAATTTCCAGAGATTTCACTGCTTTGCTTCAAAATGTAAAGCTTGTTTTTGGCACATGACAGACTATTGTCTACAAACTTTTCAGGTATGCTTTATGTTGAGGCAAGATGTTTTCACAACATCATTCCCACAATTTCAACATCTGATAAATAAAGCTATGCCCAttttcctccagctgctctctttGGTATTTAACTGTCCTAATATGGTACTCCCTTTTCCAAGTCTGTGGCATAAACAGCATATATAGGGATATGGATGATTTTGTGGGAAATGAGAAAAAGATTGGGGAAACAATAAAGAAAGGACTCTTTCTGGTCTTATGTGAAAAGTGAGAAACTACTCTTCCCACTTAAGTCTAGAGTATGAAAACAAGTTATCTAAATACTTTGCAGTATTTAACACATACACAGTTTTACACAATGTATCCCTATACAAGTCAGTCATAGATTCCAAGGCAGCCCCAAGATTATGTAATTTTTTTGGCAACACATCCTTCTCTTAATAACCAGATCGTTGTCTTGGTTTGTGGCACCAAAGAAATTATtcaagacattttaaaaattaaatactttgATTTTTGTAAAGTCGTTAGGGATTTTATGTCCTTTGAGCCAACCAAACTGTAAATTGGATTTTGAAATTGCTACatggaaacattaaaaaaaaaaaaaattgcaaagagAAGCCTAAAATTGTGTTTTATAAACTTCCATTACAAATGCGgttacacattaaaaaaaaaaaaaagagtatttaaaTGGTACATAAATCAAAACAGGTTTAATACAGAAAAAGTCTAAAGAGGTTGCTCTTCggttactttaaaaaaaatagaggagCTTGTGTTTCTAGggtgtgaaataaaaaaaacaggaaaaaagtatCAGCTATGTGTTAAGAAATGTGCTTCTTGCCTAAGATGATGCATAAGTACTATTTAGccataataaataataataaaaactgaAAGACTATGTAACTTTTGAGTTATTCTCTATATGGGTTTGAAATATACTTATCCTTAAACATTCCTTATCTCTTGATTCTGCCCTGCCCTTCTACTGTTTTGTCACAGAGTACAATACAATGACAAATAGTAGATAAGAATTTTCAAGTTTGAATAAAGCCAAATAAAGCCAAAGTCCTtcagaaatgaaataatttttatttgttatAATAGTTGTACTGTGTACAAAGGAAATTACTATAATTTACAATACTTAAGACATAGAACACTGGAGGTTTTTTGCTTCCACTGGAAGAACAGTATTTTGAACTAAAGAACCATTAGAATCATATTGATATtagtaataaaataataatataataaatacTTCACACTCATATAATCTGAATTTATAATATCCCAAACATTCAGCATTAACTAATACATCCGGATCAAACGTTTAGGTAGAAGTGTCCTCTGTAGCTCACAGAAGCAAAAGCTTGAATGGTGAGGGTTACATCAACCCTGAGATAAATCCTTTTGTCTAGCTTCACAAttgtcagcagcagagctcaaggAGGATGATGAGCAGGCAAGCAAGTGCAAACACTGTCTGCTGTAATTTTAGTCCATTAGAATATAGGCTGGtaatttcctccttttctgatttcagttctaaaaaaaaaaaaaaaaaaacagacccacaataaaacaaagcaacaacaaaaaccacaaatgaAAAACCAACACAACTGCTCAACCAGTAAAATGCATAAAAACTATTTTCATCATTCTTCTAAAGTCTTCTGACATCTCTCAGGTACTTAAGTTAAAGGCATCAGCTGTTAAAGCCAATCAAACAAACTATTCTCAAGGGAGAGATGCGAATAGATGTCCCATCAATGATCGTTTGAGGACCAACTGATAACACTTATCAGCTCTTGCAAGCATTAATCTCAGAATAATCAAAAGTAAATACCAAGCAAAAGAAAGATCTTCACAAGAGGTATGCACTCAAATCTGCATAGCCTTTTAACCCTTCCCTAAAGGTTCCTTAACAAGTGCCTTAATTTATTAACACAAGCAGAAAACATTCCCCTCATGCATGTGAAAGCCACTGAATCCCTGCTCAGAGGAAGAGCAGATGATTCTCCACTGCTACCTTTATTGCCTTTGTTAATCTGAGCTCAATAGTAAGCTTTTTTCTGAGCATTGTAAGGCCTGTTGTCTTTTGCTGCCACAATGAGAAACAAGAGGGCTGATTCAAACTTCAACCTTTAAGACTTCAGAATATTGGGTGCCACATGTAACTGATCAATATAAAGACATCAAGACAAAGGTGGAGTTTCCTGggtgtgtggtttgggtttgtttgcgacttttttttttgtgtgtgtgtgtgttggtttgTGTCGGTTTTTGTCTATGCATACCTGTGGTTGAAAGATAGGAATGTCACctttattttacatttcagtTCTTTGGACTCATGGGCATATTGCACAGCAGACCATACTCTGAGAACTTAGGAGGCTCAATATTTGAAATTTGTATTTACTTCCAAGTTGGTGGTATAACTCACAACTCACAGCTTCAATGCACTGCTACTTAGATAGGAATCTGGTCAGGAAACAAGAGGCTGGTAGTTCCTTGGGGTGCAAATGAGTCTTGGAGCTATTTAAGTCTGTTGTTCTCTTACTTTGTTAACTGGTGATGTTGGTACAGCTGAAGAAAAGTACACTACAGCACAGGGTGGGATTGAGATATCATAGGTGTAGAAGGGCAAACATATTTTACACTAACTACACCACTGGAGAGAAAATTTAATATTAAACTCCTATTAATCATGTCAGTATTGAAAACAGCCAGTTCTCCATGGAAAATAAGTACCTGTAAGACAATCCTTGGAGTTTTATGCTAGCTGATACACTGTTTTCAAAAACACAGGGATTTCTACAAGCTAGGGTAACTTGACTATAATATAGTGCTTTTGAGGAGACTGGATCCAACTACTTTACACCAATCAGGACTCTGACAACGCATTTTGTGAAATGGGTGCAGTCTTAGGATTCTCTAAAAGAGTGTTTTGAAAATTGAGCTACAAATCTCAAAATAAGGTTCAGACTTGTTTTCTGCCACTTATTCTGCCATTTGTTAAGGAGCTTAAAAAGAACTAAAAACTTGCATGTTCTTGTGTTTCTTTAGTGTAGCAATTTTCTACTTCTATCACACCAGTTTATActgcaggttttttgtttgtttgttcctcCCTCCTCCAAGAGACCTTTTTGTGTAAGCGTATGTCATTTAGCCATACAACTTGTTCTGGTTAAGTGGGAAGACATGCAAGTTTTGTGGAATAGAAAAACATTTAATTCctgtaattttaaattaaaatagggAAACGTTTCCAGCTGCACAGGATTATAAATATCGTTAAGAGTTTTATGTGATGTACAATGTAGGCAACAACAGTGTTATTTACTGTCTTGTTCTGAAGCAGAGGCCGCTGCAGAAGTCTGAATTGCGCACACACAGCATCCTCCTTATCCCACCTTTGCAGAAGCCATTTCTGTTACCCACAAGATAAAAATAGTTGTTTTTACACCATTCCTTACCACAGTTACCGTGCATTATTTCTGAGAGACAGTTCAGATTACCATAGCCACACCGACACAGCCAACAGCCCTTCAGTACCCAGGCACCATGAGCAATGCTGCCGCAGTTGCTGTCAAGGGAGACATATGGTAGATGCTTAATTTCATGAGTGAAAATAACCATGCAGAgcagcttgctttctcttttttttttttttaaatctagttTTTACCTTTGCCGCTCATCATGTTCACAGTATCTGCCAGTGAAATGCTTTAAGCAGGCACAGAAAGCCCCTAGGATACAGGTCCCTCCATTTTGGCAGCAATGTCTGTTCAGTTTTTTACCTGCAAGACAGTATTATAGAGGTTACCAAGCACCCCGGGTGCCCCGGACCTCTCTTTTTCTcacttgtttttttcagttctctcCAGTTGCCGAAAGATCTTAAGGATATCTAGCTTTATTGTCTCTAGAGACAATAAAATTATCTGCCTGTTAGGCGTGTTTGTTCAGTTAAGCTCAGTTTGTTTAGTTAAGGATAAGAAACAAACTACTAGGGATTACAGGATGGTCAAGAAGCAACGCCTGGCAAGTCCTGTAGCAGCACCACCATACACTCAAGTGCAGTATTTCAATCTGATAGAGGCAGGTTTCTGTCACACTGAAACTACTGGGATTGAATATCAGTCTAGAATTTTTTATGTACAGGAGACACTGTAGGTGTGTGGtttctaaaattatttttatttttaatttttttaaaaaatttgtcAGTAGTGTTGCTTTCAGACAATGCAAAGTCTTGGGGAAAAATTCAGTTAGGAAATATGGCAAAGCTTTAAAATTAACAGAATCCTATATAATTTTACAAACATATTTGCAAAATCAAGGGAGTAATCTGTTCTTTATTCCTAgtattcttcctttttccattaCCACCTTTTGCAGTTAAGAGATCTTTAGTTCTACTTTATATTTGAGTCATCATTTCCAAAATGGCCACGGGAATAATTTAAATGAGAGGCGACAGAATAACAGTCTGAAA
The sequence above is drawn from the Indicator indicator isolate 239-I01 chromosome Z, UM_Iind_1.1, whole genome shotgun sequence genome and encodes:
- the LOC128979700 gene encoding cryptic protein-like, producing MYWRNHIRILFTVALVWQAVHLGKGHEKEEREEVKSLNATAQKHQPKNEGTIINALSDMNQSYESRKQQNSRASVPFTGITESKKLNRHCCQNGGTCILGAFCACLKHFTGRYCEHDERQSNCGSIAHGAWVLKGCWLCRCGYGNLNCLSEIMHGNCELKSEKEEITSLYSNGLKLQQTVFALACLLIILLELCC